A section of the Cuniculiplasma divulgatum genome encodes:
- a CDS encoding 50S ribosomal protein L10: MRHPAQWKVETVNSLVEDLNSSPVTALVSIKGIRNAQLQKIRKELKGDAKIRVVRKRLLLKALADIKKERIAELGKLASGQIAVVTTGETPSKLYSILESKKQKAAARGGEIADHDIIIPEMATNFPPGPMISEFQKAGLQTAIDKGKIVIKKETLYVKSGEVIPKDKAKILEKLEILPVTVGLDVIGAYSDGVIFNREAISITQEMVLSQMVTAFSQARNIALDAMFLVKEIVPDLIIKARIAAEALALDTGTVDESNVELFILKAIREATALNRAMSGEAEEKGSAHEAAPEAPKEESKEDDEDKASEGLSALFG; this comes from the coding sequence ATGAGGCACCCAGCTCAGTGGAAAGTTGAAACTGTAAATTCTCTTGTTGAGGATCTGAACAGCAGCCCCGTAACTGCCCTTGTTAGCATAAAGGGAATAAGAAACGCGCAGCTGCAGAAGATAAGGAAAGAACTCAAGGGAGACGCAAAGATACGTGTAGTGAGAAAGAGGCTGCTCTTAAAGGCCCTTGCTGACATAAAGAAGGAGAGAATAGCTGAACTTGGGAAACTCGCCTCCGGGCAGATTGCCGTTGTTACAACGGGAGAAACACCATCCAAGCTTTATTCCATTCTTGAAAGCAAGAAACAGAAGGCTGCAGCAAGGGGCGGGGAAATAGCTGATCATGATATCATCATTCCCGAAATGGCCACAAATTTCCCTCCAGGACCCATGATAAGTGAGTTCCAGAAGGCAGGGTTACAGACGGCCATAGACAAGGGAAAGATTGTCATCAAGAAGGAAACACTCTACGTAAAGAGTGGTGAGGTCATTCCAAAGGATAAGGCAAAGATCCTTGAAAAGCTGGAAATATTGCCTGTTACCGTGGGCCTTGACGTAATAGGGGCCTACAGCGATGGAGTGATATTCAACAGGGAGGCAATATCCATCACCCAGGAGATGGTACTGAGCCAGATGGTCACTGCATTCTCGCAGGCCAGAAATATAGCACTTGATGCCATGTTCCTGGTGAAGGAGATCGTGCCTGACCTGATCATAAAGGCAAGGATCGCTGCCGAGGCTCTGGCTCTTGACACCGGTACTGTGGACGAAAGCAATGTAGAGTTATTTATATTGAAAGCGATTAGGGAAGCCACAGCACTGAACAGAGCAATGTCAGGAGAAGCCGAGGAAAAGGGTTCAGCCCACGAGGCTGCGCCTGAAGCACCCAAGGAAGAAAGCAAGGAAGACGATGAAGATAAGGCTTCAGAGGGCCTTAGCGCGCTATTTGGATAA
- a CDS encoding DUF115 domain-containing protein, with protein MNPELWNSYYSRISADLGFSTQDDYTSSLLLSGILGDRSRLSLLHDYSAASIMVVGNAASMPDDLARMHGDMSIVADSALPAYMDLMSYPEIVVTDLDGSIAKIEEASAGGSLLVVHAHGDNMDKIRENQQLLSGRVLGTTQNSPLWNVYNFYGFTDGDRAAFLADYLGAETILLAGFDFEHPNLKPGQDMERKLKKLKWARKLLQELAAERGRTLPDTGSLII; from the coding sequence ATGAACCCGGAACTATGGAATTCCTATTATTCAAGAATCTCCGCAGATCTTGGTTTTTCAACGCAGGACGATTACACGAGTTCCCTTCTGCTTTCCGGGATACTTGGAGACCGTTCACGACTTTCCCTCCTTCATGATTATTCCGCGGCTAGCATCATGGTCGTGGGAAATGCAGCCTCAATGCCAGATGACCTTGCCAGGATGCACGGCGACATGAGCATAGTGGCTGATTCTGCTTTGCCTGCATATATGGACTTGATGTCCTATCCGGAAATTGTTGTAACAGACCTTGATGGCAGCATTGCGAAAATAGAGGAGGCCTCAGCAGGTGGAAGCCTGCTTGTTGTGCATGCGCATGGCGATAACATGGATAAGATCAGGGAAAACCAGCAGCTTCTGAGTGGCAGGGTGCTTGGGACAACACAGAACTCTCCACTGTGGAACGTATACAACTTCTATGGCTTCACAGACGGCGATCGGGCTGCTTTTCTCGCCGATTATCTGGGTGCTGAAACCATTTTGCTGGCTGGTTTTGACTTCGAACACCCAAATTTGAAGCCGGGCCAGGACATGGAAAGGAAGCTGAAGAAACTCAAGTGGGCCAGAAAGCTCCTTCAAGAGCTCGCAGCTGAACGAGGCAGGACGCTGCCGGATACAGGAAGCCTCATAATCTGA
- a CDS encoding transcription elongation factor Spt5 yields the protein MENAENQFEWIRMDVASLSVGSDRPVEVPVTVRNIQSSKRRFRITVSSEFNQVDKLVEWSLAIQDQKTKTFSLSPIDNKPVSEEFDIDGKKERKLTLVFTTPKGGYLGDRASFVVTVESDDGIHRLQKEFTLTLSPVIVAIKTTVGNEFPVSRDLERRSEKDKQERLERDPKATNEVFAIMAPHEVKGYVFVETMHPDRVSFIAKGIKGYKGMVEGDIKLEEIEHYLTPKPAVTGLELGAFVELIDGPFKGEKAKIMSIDSGKEEVTVQLVESMVPIPVTVRAEAIRMLDNK from the coding sequence ATGGAAAATGCAGAAAATCAGTTTGAATGGATAAGAATGGATGTTGCCAGCCTGAGTGTTGGTAGTGACAGGCCTGTTGAAGTTCCTGTTACGGTCCGGAACATACAGTCCTCAAAGAGGAGATTCAGAATCACGGTTTCATCGGAGTTTAACCAGGTGGATAAACTTGTTGAGTGGTCACTTGCTATTCAGGACCAGAAGACAAAGACCTTCTCGCTTTCCCCCATTGACAATAAACCGGTGTCGGAAGAATTTGACATAGACGGCAAAAAGGAAAGAAAACTCACCCTGGTATTCACAACCCCAAAGGGCGGCTATCTTGGAGACAGGGCATCATTTGTTGTAACAGTGGAATCTGACGATGGAATACACCGTCTCCAGAAAGAATTCACCCTGACACTGTCGCCAGTCATAGTGGCAATTAAGACCACAGTGGGAAATGAATTCCCAGTTTCCAGGGATCTGGAGAGAAGAAGTGAAAAGGATAAGCAGGAAAGGCTGGAACGTGACCCAAAGGCCACAAATGAGGTATTCGCCATAATGGCACCACACGAGGTCAAGGGTTACGTTTTCGTTGAGACCATGCATCCTGACCGCGTTTCTTTCATTGCCAAGGGGATCAAGGGTTACAAGGGAATGGTGGAGGGTGACATAAAACTGGAAGAGATTGAGCACTATCTCACGCCAAAGCCTGCCGTTACTGGTCTTGAACTGGGAGCTTTTGTTGAACTTATAGATGGGCCATTCAAGGGCGAGAAGGCCAAGATAATGTCCATCGATTCGGGCAAGGAAGAGGTCACAGTCCAGCTGGTGGAGTCCATGGTGCCTATCCCGGTCACGGTCAGGGCCGAGGCCATCAGGATGCTGGACAACAAATAA
- a CDS encoding 2-phosphosulfolactate phosphatase: protein MTVRIIEGRRARNFDKSTKVLVDIFRSTSSMPVIMARGAARILPTDSIREARKLRRLNPGYVLVGERYGLRIPGFDYNNSPVELMNAHVDGKTIVFTSTNGTRVLRKISGTGRILIGSFINAGAIAEALSSEDNVDIILSGRPDGSADEDQIFGEYLREMLEGSNPDFKIYADRVRQSKGAARLRIMGSGQDIEACLQLDSAHFALEYTDGWIVRL, encoded by the coding sequence TTGACTGTCCGTATTATTGAGGGTCGCCGTGCCCGGAACTTTGATAAATCCACCAAGGTGCTTGTTGATATATTCAGGTCCACATCCTCAATGCCGGTGATTATGGCCCGTGGAGCAGCCAGAATCCTCCCCACAGATTCCATCAGGGAGGCAAGAAAGTTGAGACGCCTCAACCCTGGCTACGTCCTTGTGGGTGAAAGATACGGGCTTCGCATACCCGGATTCGACTACAACAACTCCCCTGTGGAACTCATGAATGCCCATGTGGACGGGAAGACCATTGTATTCACATCCACCAATGGAACCAGGGTGCTCAGGAAAATTTCTGGAACGGGGCGCATACTCATAGGTTCATTCATCAATGCAGGTGCCATTGCAGAGGCGCTTTCCTCAGAAGACAATGTGGACATAATTCTGTCAGGCAGGCCGGATGGGTCCGCCGATGAGGATCAGATCTTCGGTGAATATCTCAGGGAAATGCTGGAAGGTTCAAATCCTGATTTCAAAATATACGCTGACAGAGTAAGGCAGTCAAAGGGTGCTGCAAGGCTGAGAATCATGGGATCAGGCCAGGACATAGAAGCATGCCTTCAGCTGGACTCTGCCCATTTTGCACTGGAGTATACTGACGGCTGGATTGTCAGATTATGA
- a CDS encoding peroxiredoxin yields MAELLKIGEKAPDFESVDQDGRPVKLRDFIGKPVIVYFYPADDTPGCTAEACSFRDNITAYEQAGVKVLGVSVNTQNSHRKFADKYNLNFTLVVDNSKKIASDYRVLGTRSASRVTYIVGPDGKIAYVYPRVSPKDHAPEVMQKLRELKLVN; encoded by the coding sequence ATGGCAGAACTTCTTAAAATTGGTGAAAAGGCACCGGACTTTGAATCCGTGGATCAGGACGGCAGGCCAGTGAAGCTTAGAGATTTCATTGGAAAGCCTGTAATTGTGTATTTCTACCCTGCAGATGACACACCGGGATGCACTGCGGAAGCATGCAGCTTCAGGGACAACATCACTGCATATGAGCAGGCTGGTGTGAAGGTTCTCGGCGTAAGCGTAAACACCCAGAATTCACACAGGAAATTCGCTGATAAATACAACCTTAACTTCACTCTTGTGGTGGACAACAGCAAGAAGATAGCATCGGATTACAGGGTGCTGGGGACAAGGAGTGCCTCAAGGGTGACATACATCGTGGGACCGGATGGGAAAATAGCCTACGTATATCCCAGGGTCTCTCCAAAGGATCATGCCCCTGAAGTGATGCAGAAGCTCAGGGAGCTGAAACTGGTTAACTGA
- a CDS encoding DUF1947 domain-containing protein, whose protein sequence is MQLGRHFVSRKEARDVHDTLMGMGIDLPPDGIEIDQRKGEKCYFGSGKPYLYVGESTVPTLFLINDFHPSRGNVTVDDGAVPHIINGSNVFAQGITEMDPAIKKGDMVYIRNRNNQYIAVGVADRDASDIMENKKGQVITLMHFPGDKILKKFYS, encoded by the coding sequence ATGCAGCTGGGCCGTCATTTTGTGTCAAGGAAGGAGGCAAGGGATGTGCACGATACACTCATGGGAATGGGCATAGATCTTCCGCCAGATGGAATAGAGATTGACCAGAGGAAGGGCGAGAAATGCTACTTCGGTTCCGGGAAGCCATATCTGTACGTTGGCGAAAGCACGGTACCCACTCTGTTCCTCATAAACGACTTCCACCCCTCAAGGGGCAACGTAACCGTGGACGATGGAGCCGTTCCTCATATTATCAACGGATCCAATGTTTTTGCCCAGGGCATAACCGAGATGGATCCTGCAATCAAGAAAGGGGATATGGTCTATATCAGGAACAGGAATAACCAGTACATTGCAGTTGGGGTTGCAGACAGGGATGCTTCAGATATCATGGAGAACAAGAAGGGGCAGGTGATCACCCTCATGCACTTCCCCGGGGATAAGATACTGAAGAAATTCTATTCCTGA
- the rpl12p gene encoding 50S ribosomal protein P1, with the protein MEYIYGALLLHSAGKEVDEENLKKVLTEAGVKADDARLKSLVSSLKEVKIDEVLKNAASMAVAAPAHAAEAPKKAESKKEEKKEEKKEEASEEDALAGLSSLFG; encoded by the coding sequence ATGGAATATATATATGGAGCACTGCTGCTTCACTCAGCAGGGAAAGAAGTGGATGAGGAAAACCTCAAGAAGGTACTTACAGAGGCAGGAGTCAAGGCAGATGATGCAAGGCTGAAGTCACTGGTGTCAAGCCTGAAAGAGGTCAAGATCGACGAGGTGCTGAAGAACGCAGCCAGTATGGCTGTTGCTGCACCAGCCCACGCTGCAGAAGCACCAAAGAAGGCAGAGTCCAAGAAGGAAGAAAAGAAAGAAGAGAAGAAGGAAGAGGCATCCGAAGAGGACGCTCTTGCAGGTCTCAGTTCACTTTTCGGATAA
- a CDS encoding 50S ribosomal protein L11: MAQSVSTMVEGGKASTGPPLGPALGPLGLNLGQIVKEINEKTKDFQGMQVPVTLVVIDAATKKYEIKVGIPPTSALIKKEIGIETGAAKRKEAVAGNATIEQIKKVARMKMDSMMANSLTAAVLEVIGTCVSLGITIDGKDPKEAQMLIKKGEIKI, from the coding sequence TTGGCACAATCAGTCAGTACCATGGTTGAAGGAGGAAAAGCCTCAACGGGCCCACCCCTTGGCCCAGCACTTGGTCCTCTTGGACTGAATCTGGGACAGATAGTAAAAGAAATTAACGAGAAGACAAAGGATTTTCAGGGAATGCAGGTTCCAGTCACACTTGTGGTCATCGACGCGGCCACCAAGAAGTACGAAATAAAGGTTGGAATTCCTCCCACGTCCGCCCTCATAAAGAAGGAGATAGGAATCGAGACAGGGGCAGCCAAGAGAAAGGAGGCAGTGGCAGGAAATGCAACCATTGAGCAGATAAAGAAGGTTGCCCGCATGAAGATGGACAGCATGATGGCAAACAGCCTGACGGCTGCAGTCCTGGAGGTAATTGGAACATGCGTCTCGCTTGGCATCACAATAGATGGCAAGGATCCAAAAGAGGCGCAAATGCTTATAAAGAAAGGTGAAATCAAGATTTAA
- a CDS encoding 50S ribosomal protein L1 has protein sequence MKILASKKELLAQIEEVKKASPERKFPESIELAINIKEVDLTNPKSRINEEIALPKGRGKDLRVAVFGTEDMKSKAKNSADFIYGPEDLSKFADDKKAFKKLANRIDFFIAEATLMANIGKTLGQVLGPRGKIPRPLPPGQDPTPLIASLKRTVRARSRDRRTFHVPIGTKLMSNEDIAENLSAVIKRIVSKLEKGYGNIDSVFLKTTMGKPVKLNLEVIE, from the coding sequence GTGAAAATATTGGCATCAAAGAAGGAATTGCTCGCACAGATTGAAGAGGTCAAGAAAGCTTCCCCGGAAAGGAAGTTCCCGGAAAGCATTGAACTTGCCATAAACATAAAGGAAGTTGATCTCACAAATCCCAAGAGCAGGATTAACGAGGAAATAGCTCTTCCCAAAGGGAGAGGGAAGGATCTCAGGGTCGCTGTGTTCGGTACTGAGGACATGAAGAGCAAGGCAAAGAACTCAGCAGATTTTATTTATGGCCCAGAGGATCTGTCAAAATTTGCAGACGATAAGAAAGCATTCAAGAAACTGGCAAACAGGATTGACTTTTTCATTGCTGAAGCAACACTCATGGCAAACATCGGTAAGACACTGGGTCAGGTTCTTGGTCCCAGAGGTAAGATCCCCAGGCCTCTGCCGCCAGGCCAGGATCCAACGCCGCTCATCGCCAGCCTTAAGAGAACCGTGAGGGCCAGAAGCAGGGACAGAAGGACTTTCCATGTTCCCATTGGCACCAAGCTCATGAGCAACGAGGATATTGCTGAGAATCTCAGTGCAGTAATCAAGAGGATTGTGAGCAAGCTTGAGAAGGGGTATGGAAACATAGATTCAGTCTTCCTCAAGACCACCATGGGCAAACCCGTAAAGTTGAATCTGGAGGTTATAGAATGA